The Zobellia alginiliquefaciens genome contains a region encoding:
- a CDS encoding glycosyltransferase family 2 protein, with protein sequence MNRTEKISGLLITLNEEKHIEAVLQNLSFCDEIIVVDSFSTDRTVEIIKNHSNVQLIQRPFKNYTDQKQFALDQAAYNWVLFMDADERVTPKLEKEIIEEIENKTDCAAAYYFLRIFMYQDKVLRFSGWQTDKNYRLFQKDKVQFVSDRIVHETLEVNGNSKTLKNRLIHYSFNNYDEYKSKMVKYGKMKAREAFEAGKTARWYHSVLRPAWKFFNHYILRLGFLDGKKGIVISYLNAVGVYSRFKELKRLNSAGKK encoded by the coding sequence ATGAATAGGACGGAAAAGATTTCGGGCTTACTAATTACCTTAAACGAGGAAAAACACATAGAAGCTGTTTTACAGAACCTATCATTTTGTGATGAAATCATTGTTGTCGATTCCTTCAGCACAGACCGTACTGTTGAAATCATTAAAAATCATTCCAATGTTCAACTTATACAGCGGCCCTTTAAGAATTACACAGACCAAAAGCAGTTTGCCTTAGACCAAGCGGCGTATAATTGGGTGCTTTTTATGGATGCGGACGAAAGGGTAACTCCTAAACTTGAAAAAGAAATTATAGAAGAAATAGAAAATAAAACCGACTGTGCAGCTGCCTATTATTTTCTGCGAATTTTCATGTATCAGGATAAAGTACTCCGTTTTAGTGGATGGCAAACAGACAAAAATTATCGCTTATTTCAAAAAGATAAAGTGCAGTTTGTTTCTGATCGAATAGTACATGAAACTTTAGAGGTAAACGGTAATTCTAAAACATTAAAAAACCGACTAATACATTATTCATTCAACAATTATGATGAATACAAATCCAAGATGGTTAAGTACGGAAAAATGAAGGCCAGAGAGGCCTTTGAAGCAGGTAAAACAGCTAGATGGTATCATTCTGTATTAAGACCCGCATGGAAATTTTTCAACCACTATATTCTTAGGTTGGGGTTCTTGGACGGTAAAAAAGGTATTGTTATCTCCTACCTAAATGCTGTTGGTGTCTACAGTAGATTTAAAGAACTAAAACGTCTGAACTCGGCAGGAAAAAAATGA